The genomic DNA GAAGAAAAACTTTCCTTTGGGAGATAAGGATACCTTGTCTAGAGTAGGCATTGTACATCCCAAGAAATTACCTCAATTTTTATGAGCTTTCATTCCAAAACGAGCCTAATTTATTTTCAAGACCTTTTTCTCAACATCATCAGTAGACACGATGACACCATCCATACGGACAAAAAGAACAGTGAATTCACCTTCTTGTGAATGTTCTAGGAATCACATAATGTTGCTTTTGCTCTATCTAAATACCAATGACACCATAGTCCTAGTGAACCATTCAAACCAAGCACAGGAAGAGTGCTTCAATTCACGTAAAACCCTTTTCAACTTGCACAATTAATTCCTCCCATTACTAGTGTCACATTTTGGTGGAATGAAGATGGAGATTTATTTCTTTATGATACCTACATGCTTGTTCATGAACATTTCCCTTTTCTTTGAGAAACTTTGataggttttttttattgaccGACTCCTTATCGTGTAAAGATTAAATCCACCATCATGCATTTTGATTTCTCTGCTTCCAGGTAACCACCATTCTGGAGCTTCTACCCACAATGTATTGTAGCAAATCATATTAGCTTTGTCTCTCcttgtattttattttcctcAAAATTCTGTTATGCATTGATCCTTCCAAGTAACCACCAATAGACCTTCCTtccatcaaattttggaatcagTTTTGCAGACACTTTTTTATGCTGACATGACCCTGTACAGCTCCAAGATTAGAGCTCTGATATCAATCGTCGGGATCTGGCTCATTAAGAATGTGCTTTAAATTTAATGTAGAGAAATAGTGTGCAGAAAGTATTCAAGTTCCTTTGATATTCGACAGATCTAATACAAACCCAAGTCCCAATTATGATTCTCACCGAATGCCCAACTCTTCCTCTCAAGTCCTATACCTACTTATAAACAACAcaccttatttattttttctaaccATCTCATCTTAATCTTGTGGCTAAGTCTCTTATCTTACATACCTATCATGATACAACATTAATCCATCTTACTTGCGCCTTTGTGGTCTTCTACTCATATGAACTGACAATCTTAACTTAAGCGAGTATGACCATCTATTCCTGAATAGGGGTTACTCCAACTTTTTTTCTATTGAACTCATgtctaatattttcttttcttgtttgtATACCGATCCACTGAAATACTTATACATGTTGGCATTATACAACCCAACATTCAGAAAAGTTCATTTAGAGCTTGAGGGCACCTTTCAAACATAGATATTCTACACATGACCAAAGTAAAATCAGTTTATTTTCATGAATACATGTAGGACATAACAGTAGATGTAAAAATTGACTGACAGGAATTTTTTTGACTGCAAAGTTCCAACAGAGTAACGGGTGCAATTCCAGGGTATCAGAACGTAGAAGTCGTAAATAAAACTACATGCTAAAAGATAACTTTGTTGAATCAAAACAAGAATATTGTTTCTGAAACTTTGACGTTTGGAATTCCTTCTAATTGATAGAAACAATAGCTGAATAGTAAATGTTAATGAATGTGAACCCTCTAGCCATCTAAGCAAGTAGAAGTGGTAAACAAAACTACATGTTGATGGGTAACTGAAgagtgaaaaaataaattttattgttcaaattttgatatttgCAATATCTTATAATTGGCTGTTGTGTAAGCAGGACGGCTTAACAAAGTGAAATTTTCATAGAGATCACCACCACTATCAATGAATCAAGCGATTTGTACacagtttaattaaaaaagtttgaCAACAAGTGCACACCTTTTCTGCATCATGCCTTGTATATAAGAAACCAAGCACCATATTACTTTGTACTTACGGTTCAAATAATGACCTGTGATTGGTGACAATAAGGAACACATTGATATTTCATGAGCAGCAGTTCACTTTACATGATCCCTCATcttgcaattttgtttttaattgcaGGTACACATACAAGCTGGGACATAGATTAGTTAATGGTACAACAATTTGGAGTCAAGAGTATCAGTTTAAATCATCTCCTTATCCTGGTCAAAATTCTGTACAACATGTGGTCATATTTGGTGATATGGGAAAGGTaacattctttcttttttctcagGGAGGATCAAACTCTAACCATGTCTGTAACACTGAAAATACATTTTGTAgaaacatatatacatatatgcataaGCTTCATTTGGCCTCCCAAGGTTACTCCCGTTATATTTATTCTCTTCTCTTGGGTCTTTATATTTGGGTCTTGTTTTGATAAGCAGCTTAGTTAAGCGCTTATAGCATAAAGTTCTATCATTTAAGTGACAATCTGtaagatatttttataattaaagataaaataatgtcGAACTGTTTCCGTACAAGATATAAGATGTTTTCAAAAACTGtcctggagagcttatggaaataaagCTAAAAACAGCTTCTGGACATGTCATGagctgtttccataagctctcccaagCAGTCTCAGAAGTGCTTATGTCAGTTGATAAACTTAACTAAGCCAATCCAAATAGACCCTAGTTATGaatgtaatatattttcattgtcAATACATCATACCCAGAAAACATGTCATTGTTCTTGTTTATGATTTAAATTAATGGCATCTCAactactctttttattttcggATGCATAGGCAGAAGCTGATGGCTCCAATGAGTATAATAATTTCCAGCCTGGGTCACTCAATACTACAAATCAGATTATTCAAGACTTGAAGGACATAGACATCGTCTTCCACATTGGTGATTTATGCTATGCTAATGGATACCTTTCACAATGGGACCAGTTTACTGCACAGATTGAGCCAATTGCATCAAAAGTTCCATATATGACAGCAAGGTCTTTCATGTTACACATTTGCTGATTTTTGCATGTTTACAATTTCTCCCcattctcttaattttttttggctttatGTTATGTGCTTTTAGTGGCAATCATGAACGTGACTGGCCAGGAAGTGGATCATTTTATGGAACCTTGGATTCAGGAGGTGAATGTGGTGTATTGGCTCAAACCATGTTTTATGTTCCTGCCGAGAACCGTGAAAAATTCTGGTACAATATGTCTAAAATTTTAACCTTGTTTATTAAATTCACTTTTGTAACTTTCCTGTGGATGAAAGCATGTATCTACTTTATTTGCTCAAACATCAAATTTACATAACCTAATTACAATTTTCTTAAACATCAACTCTTTGGCTTATTTTAAAACAAGGAATGATAAGATTTTTAATGATTCTATTCTGAAAGTGGGCGACGTGGTTGAAGACATCAAACGAGTGTCTTGGGGGTGGTTTTGGGGGAGGTATTTGCGATATCCTTGCCTTTTTTATGAATGGTATTCTTTTCCTATTCTTTGTTTGGATAGATGAGTCCTGGGTGTTTTTCTGGTTTTGTTTGTTCTTTTAGGTATGAGTACTCCTTTGTACGTAATTTCTTAGCTGGAATTTAGTACTACTTGTACTTATTTCTATCCTTTTTCGTTAAAATTCGTTTcgctgttaaaaaaaacattactttgTCAGGTACTCTGTTGACTATGGTATGTTCAGATTCTGCATAGCTCACACAGAACTTGATTGGAGAAAAGGAACAGAACAGTACGAGTTCATCGAAAAGTGCCTAGCATCCGTTGACAGACAAAAACAGCCATGGTTGATATTCCTTGCACATAGGGTACTTGGTTATTCTTCTGCCGATTTCTATGTTGCAGAAGGCTCGTTTGAAGAACCAATGGGACGAGAGGACCTTCAAAGCCTCTGGCAAAAGTATAAGGTCGACATAGCCATGTATGGACATGTCCATAACTATGAAAGATCATGCCCCATCTATCAGGTATTTCTCTAATTTCAAGGATGGACAGATTTGTTTGTGTTCCTTCACTTCCATGTAATTGGCTCTAACTTACATGTTATGGCATAGCCTTTCATCTTTTGGGAGTACGATTCTTCTAATCCTTCTCTTGTTggtcattttttgacaattaaTTTGCTCATCAAAGATATATTGTGGATTTGAAGTAGTTAAATTAGAGTGAATCATCGATTTATTCTGTTACAGACATTCTATTCCTTGAAATTTACAGAATTTCAAAATGATCCTGGAAATTATCAATTCTTGATTACATTAGTTCTTTTAGGTCAGTCAATTTAGTCCATGAAAATGTTCCAAAGGGGCTAATGTGGTTAGAATTTctacttttaaaaattattttgaaatttcgtTCATTTCAGAGACCAAATTGTACGACTCATACAACTTGACAGACTAACTTAATGATTCGCTCGTCTTTACTTCATTGTTTGCTTTTCTCATTTGAGTATTTGACATAGAAAGTAACTATCATTATCTCTTTGTCCTTCAGAATATATGCACTGATAAAGAGAAGCACAATTACAAGGGCTCCTTGAATGGGACAATACATGTAGTGGTTGGGGGAGGAGGAGCAGCCCTAGCTGACTTTGCCCCCATAAATACGACATGGAGTCTCTTCAAAGACCATGATTTTGGATTTGTGAAACTAACAGCATTTGACCATTCAAACTTGTTGTTAGAGTACAAGAAGAGTAGTGATGGACAAGTTTACGACTCTTTTAAGATATCAAGGGATTATAGGGACATCTTGGCTTGCACTGTTGATAGTTGTCAAAGTACAACATTAGCATCTTGATCTTAGagcaaaaaaatttgttgatttggtttccgtttttttttattttgttgaataaaatgATTCATGTGATTTAAACAGTGAACATTTTAGTTATAATAAGAGAATATATAGAATGGTTTTACTCTGGCTCTGTGCAATTGTTTCGTCTTAATTGGCGGTTATGAAACTCTATCGTCAAACAATTACCATGCTGCGTTTACTACCAGAGGCTATCTATTTAATAACAATATATGTTATATGCACTGTGGGGGCACGTGCCCCATTGTGTTTTGATTATTAACTTTTGGTCAAATAAACATTTTGATCTTTTGATGTAAGGTGTTGTCACACTAATTATGAgttaaattaataagaaaaaacacaTTCAAGAAAAAATTTGACTACCTAAAAATAGATTTGAGGATGTGCTCGTAATATCCATACATTTAAAGATTATGAGGACAATGTTTCCCATATTTTGGGTTATCCGATTTTTTTAGTATATGAGTTTGACTTTTTcccatttatttttctctatttatgaAAGAGATAGATACAAGAAATAAATTACTCCCTTTGTCACTAATTACAAggtcatttattaaaaaaaattgtccctgtAAAAAGTGTTATATTAACAATAGGTAAGTTCCAGTAACAAGTGTTAACATAAAGAAACATAAACCCTATTAATCCAAGTTCCAGAAACAAGTATTAACATAATCTTTACCACAATCaactaaataaaaatcatttagtTTCCCACTTCTAGCTAGATAGTCTGGAAGGTGTGCttcaattggtttttttttttttttgaatgacaaatgttagtatgttaattgttatgttagctTTTTTCTCCTTTCCAAGACTTGAATCCTGGACATCCAACTCATGAACTCTTACCTCAAACCAGTTGAGCTACCCAACCCGCCCCCCTTATTTGAGATTATCTTTACCACATGTCGATTGGCATAGAGAATCCTTGTAACTTATCCTCAGCACAAATCTAAATGGAAAGAATATTCACAGACCAAGGTGCTTATATTGAAATAATAGATATTTAGCAGGATTAGAATTTCCATTCTCCATGGATCTGTATATTTTTCATTAGTTTGTACCTTTTGGTTTAGCATGCATTTGCCCCACAAGTGATAGAATATAACATATAGAATCTTCAGTTATAGAAGAGGTTTAGAACTTTGAATGTCAAAAtgtaaatcatatattttaagGTTTGCTGGAAgttttttttgtaaacaaaacCTGAACTACTAACTTCCAGAAACCCTGGACCTTGGCAGATATGGAACTAATCACACACTTCGATTctacatttttattaaatatataaaaaaataaaataaaaaaaataaataaataaaactagatGGTCACAATCTCTACAAACCAGGTTCTAGCAAATGTTCACCTACATGACAACTAAATAATGTCATGTACCTTTTATTTATCTAGAAGACACAGGTGGAATAGAGAACTATACTACGTATCAATTCTAATAAAATGTAGGGTAATATATTGAAAAGGATTTCCCTGATGCACTTAAAATATAACCTATGAATTTCTCTTCTCACTAGCATTCAAAATAGCTACATTACTAGCTGCTTTCAATGGTGGCTTGTTAATCACCTAAATGCTAGCAGGATTTGTTAGTATAGAGGCTATTGCACGAAGAAGGAGCAACGACGGTATCATTCAGTCGTGATATCAACAGATTGTCCATACAGATTGCAAAAGTGTTAAAGCATGTTTTGCTACACGTTTATGTTTATTGCGCGAGAAGAAACCTTTGTCGATATGGCattacagaagaaaaaaaaaaatatttaactctagattgaatgcatgtatgcacgTTTATGTGTGTTGAAATGGtaattattgggatccatttcgttgaaaataagattaaaacttcacttagtttgctaatagaaagataataataagatgaagatagtgaaaaacttggtttttttttctttttctgtgtccaaatcaaattaaacaagtctctatttatagaggaaaaaaaaatcatgaatattggttaaaaaaaatttaattaattttgagtgaaaaaattgagttgaaattattaacatgataaaaatcCAGACAGCCAATCAAAATCAACCACGTGTCACCCATTATCCACAAACAATCTTCTCTCTCCGCCTCTCCTGCAGCTCACCCGCGCCTGTTAGCGCGTGTTGCGCACGCGCCATGCTTGGCCAACTATTGGCTTCCGCATGTCCCAGTGGCAGCCAGTTAAACAATGTTGAATGTGTTCAACACTTCCCTCCTCCATGTCATCTCTCAACACCATTCAACATGTCATTGGAGCTTCATCACATGTTGAAAGTCCTATTCAACACAACCATTGGACATGGTCttagtatttttgcatttttttttttttttacatataaaaaccttatattaaaaatgacaattttcattTACTATCTTTAACCTTTCAGAAGATTACTAATGTTATtatgttttatataattatcaCAATGTTATACGATTCATTAAAATTCACGGCtcttttactattttaaattaGGACATTAACATCATGAGGTAATTAACGCGATGTTATGCGATTCATGAAAATTCACGGCTCGTTTACTGGTTTAAATTAGGACATTAACATcttgaaataattaattttgtcaaaaaaaatcatgaagtaattaattatttttatcaaatcatcaataatttttttaaaacaataacaaaatctacattttcttaaaaaaaaaatcattaatgttAACAAAATCTACATTACATAAAATACTGATGCATCATTTCATGCATTaaattaataacaacatattGAACACTCGATTAGCACAGTGAATCAAATAATGGCAGAACTgtgttataacaaaaaatacaagtgttttttttagagCATTGCTATTTATCTAGagagtttttatcaagaaaaggTCTCAaccaattaaatttattatttgacGGAAATTAAAAGAGATAATGATGTGTAATTAAGGAAAGGTATTAGCAAATATactatcttaaaatttaaaattttagactggtgctagtcacaccccaaaaaaaacaaattacaccccataatgactaatatacccctaAATTAcacataagtaaactgaatttacattaacctagattgaacgtaagcaaactaaatttacactaacctcttatatacatactatatacatacgtaaactaaataacctaaattgaacgtaagtaaacttaatttacattaacctagattgaagtaagtaaactgaatttacactaacctcttatatacatactatatacacatgtaaactaaatttacattaacctaaattgaacataagtaaacttaatttacattaacctagattgaacgtaagtaaactgaatttacactaacctaaattgaacatacgtaaatttgaatttacattaatctacatacgtaaactacactaaccccttttatatacatacacgtaaacttaatttacactaacctctcacttaaaattaaattgacaaGCATATTTCAtgccaaaacaaacaataaacaaatagaaactcatcgaaaatgaaattcttgAAATTCACtgacctttatgaatatagtacatatcaataacaaagatgttgattcagatcttggttgcacatctattgtgatttgtggatgaaagggggtaagggttcagaataatcataaaagatgggtttttagaaatttacatgaagaggaccattttgatattattgtaaaattttaaataaatttggatgtaacttgttttttttgaagtgtgactagcaccagtctaaattttatcattgtatttatcatttttcttttttttaagacaaaataaaatatatattaaactaaACACCCCTTCACACCCACACAAATAGTGTTAGGTTAGTActcaaatacaattaaaatacaaaaaaagctAACTAGAAATCGATAAAGCCTTCAAGCTAGGGATAAAAGTAAAACACAATGCAATTATTAGTCCATTTGCGATCAAAATCGAAAactaaattagaattttttttttgctagtaACCACCTAAGTGGTAAGAGCTTCATTGAGTTAACAAGCTGCCGTAAAGACCGTTGCTTTTGCCAGAAAATACatttatttctttccttttaaaTAACCTAAACAACCGTAATCTAATTACATGTAGAGAACaccaattttttctaaattcacCAGCTACATTTGtaaattgtttaaaatgatCAGAAATAGGTAACTTGTCCGCCGTATAAATATTAAGTTAAAGACGAATATGAACTCAAATGTTGTCATAAAATTCACAACCCACAAACATGTGATATGCGCTTTCGTCCTATGACCAAAACCCCACTCGAACAAAGGCCTGAAGTATGTGGAATAATATCATGATGAATCATCTTATCTTTCGTCGGTAATCGATTTAGCAACAATCGTCACACAAGCAATGTGACCTTCAGCGACGTTGTTTTATTCCAAACAATGTCATAATATACTAACCTATCAACCTGCACCGTAGAGGAAAGCAAATGATAGGCTTCCTGGATGGAGTACCCTTTGCGTGGATCATGACTCCAATCTTATTTGTGTTTCacatcatcataaaaaaaaatatgtcagACAACAAAATATTGCACTCACAAATGTGCTCCTCCTCCTATGCCAACAGCCTCCGCTGCGACATCCACCCATCTTCCCCTCACCCCAATCTAATATACACATCTCAATCAATGTCAAATTCTAACAAATTGGTTCTCTACTAAATCATACAACCGTCTAAACCTGTCAATCAACACATCTCACTCTAACCATTGATCCGACCATACTAGAAATGATTTGGAGTTGTAATCATTGTTTTTCTTCAATcgatatagatttttttttcttcatctagTTAGTGTTGATTTTGTTAATAGAAGTGTTCTGATTGCAACATAGTAGGTCGAACAATATTGGACAGAGATATGTCTCGAAACAATATTTGTTAGTTAAAAAGTTGACATTACGGATGCGGGTTATTgtgtattttaaatttattttttataaaataaatatagtagACATGTGGATTGATATGGGTTGTAGGATTCATCTAAGGGATGAGATTGAGCCAAAGTTATGTAATGTTGGTGCTCTAAAGTCACCACCAATTCCGGAGTTGTGGCATGGCCGAAAGTTGTTCCGCTCCGTCTCCGGCTCCGGCGAAGCCTGTTGTGGTTAGGGTGAAACGAAAACCCTTTCATTCTCCACTCGATGCTTTCTGTAAGTTACATAATAACtctcctttcttcttcttcttcttcttcttcatttctcaTTCTCATTCTTCTGTTTTTTAGGGTTGGAAATCAATGAAAGGCCATTCAAGCGCCCTCTCTTGGATTTCGGAAACCTATCCATCTCTCAGTCTCAATCTTCTTCTCAAAACGGTATGTTCGTATCTCTATCCTTGTTTCTTCTGTTCATTATTTGTGTTTTCTGAGACTTATTAAAAGACAGAGTTTCTGATTACTCGGTGCATACATAAAGCATCATAGCACGGGTCTATAGTTTTTATGATATTGTAATTATGAAGCACAAATACTCTTTGGATTAAGCGTGTCCATCCGTGTCCAACACAACATGACACTGACTGACACAGATGGTTACATTGACTCATGTGATTTTCTCAACAACACACACTATGACATTGACACATATGATTACACTGAATaatatgattttctcaaattaattaTTGGCAGTGTCAGCTCGTCACTGCTGTGACCGGTGTCCGTCTCCGTCTCCAGTTCAATTGCTATAAGATTtgatcttttatttaattactttttttcatgTTGTGAATTTCTTTTGacaattaacatttatatgcATTTGCAATTTGCAAATGCATAAATAACTGTCACATATAAGGAGAGTGCCTTTAAATGATCTTGCTAGAACTGAGTGGATTTGTCAGTTGTGACTGAATGAAGAGCTGAAAACCGTcggatttgtttttttttttattttttttttcttctgcatGCGTGTTCAATATTTATGCCTGACTAACGATATAATTTTCTCCCTTCCTTTTCAGTGGAAATTCATAACAAGAAGGTTTTGGTGCAACATGTGGAGACAATAAGCAGCTCTGATGTCACTTTAGATATTGTCCAATCATTCGTGGTTAGTATCCCATCTCTTCAATTTCATCTAGATGTTGTAGTACAATTCTTTCTCCATATGTTTATTcattcattgattgtttttaaggAACCTGGTTCTAGAAGTGCTTCCGAATCTAAGCCAAATGTTGTGGAAAGGaaaaacttcttcaaaaaagttaaagtaagtcctttcttttttgttggcTTCTCTCTCTCCCCCCTCCCCCTCCTTCTGCATGTGCACAGACGCTGTGTGCAATGCAGAGATGTGTGCTTAATGCATGCTCGAAGCCCTGAATTTGTCCTCTTCTCAATTGTTTTATTGCAAACATGTTTCTTATTTACAATTGTGTTGTCTTTCATCATTTCCTGTTTTTGATGTCCACAGAAGCAAGATCAGCTATTGGTTAAAGCTAAACAAGAAAAACAGGTTTGCTACATGCCCTTATTTATTTCTTCTATTTATAGTTTGGAAACTTATTAATACCCTT from Medicago truncatula cultivar Jemalong A17 chromosome 8, MtrunA17r5.0-ANR, whole genome shotgun sequence includes the following:
- the LOC11410705 gene encoding phosphodiesterase I precursor, producing MLLLFTSLFVLAIFFHQEAVVSEDLHQPLSKVAIHNTLFALHPDASIKATPNLLGFKGQNTEWVTLKYNNPNPSIHDWIGVFSPANFSSSICPAQNRLVNPPLLCSAPIKFQYANFSSQSYKNTGKGSLKLQLINQRSDFSFALFTGGLTNPKLVAVSNKVSFINPNAPVYPRLAQGKSWDEITVTWTSGYGISDAEPFVEWGRKEGKLVQSPAGTLTFDRNTMCGAPARTVGWRDPGYIHTSFLKELWPNKEYTYKLGHRLVNGTTIWSQEYQFKSSPYPGQNSVQHVVIFGDMGKAEADGSNEYNNFQPGSLNTTNQIIQDLKDIDIVFHIGDLCYANGYLSQWDQFTAQIEPIASKVPYMTASGNHERDWPGSGSFYGTLDSGGECGVLAQTMFYVPAENREKFWYSVDYGMFRFCIAHTELDWRKGTEQYEFIEKCLASVDRQKQPWLIFLAHRVLGYSSADFYVAEGSFEEPMGREDLQSLWQKYKVDIAMYGHVHNYERSCPIYQNICTDKEKHNYKGSLNGTIHVVVGGGGAALADFAPINTTWSLFKDHDFGFVKLTAFDHSNLLLEYKKSSDGQVYDSFKISRDYRDILACTVDSCQSTTLAS